In Papaver somniferum cultivar HN1 chromosome 1, ASM357369v1, whole genome shotgun sequence, a genomic segment contains:
- the LOC113302165 gene encoding uncharacterized protein LOC113302165: MSYINIINIHSSGNQSINHDKNCINPQETWRKPPESWIKINIDASFRTNNTNAGFALIARDSTGRFLAAMAYSTRARDVNQAEALVMLRALHWIKEMQFQRVVIEGDNWLVINSCNGSVEGFKWEDQNIIKECQDFLQKLESCQVTFQKRSCNIATDKLAKLARTSIRYQIRLEEPPNVIASILAAESKN; the protein is encoded by the coding sequence ATGTCATACATCAATATCATAAACATACACAGTTCAGGAAATCAGAGCATTAACCATGATAAAAATTGCATCAATCCTCAAGAGACTTGGAGAAAACCCCCTGAGTCTTGGATTAAAATTAACATTGATGCTTCTTTTCGTACTAATAATACTAATGCTGGTTTTGCTTTAATTGCTCGTGATTCCACAGGGAGGTTCTTGGCAGCAATGGCCTACTCAACAAGAGCCAGAGATGTGAACCAAGCAGAAGCTTTGGTGATGCTCAGAGCTTTACATTGGATCAAAGAAATGCAGTTCCAAAGAGTCGTTATAGAAGGGGATAATTGGTTAGTAATCAACAGCTGTAACGGAAGTGTTGAAGGTTTTAAGTGGGAAGATCAAAATATTATTAAGGAATGTCAAGATTTTCTTCAAAAGTTAGAGTCGTGTCAAGTTACTTTTCAAAAAAGGTCTTGCAACATCGCAACAGATAAACTAGCAAAACTAGCCAGGACTAGTATCAGGTACCAAATCCGGTTGGAGGAACCTCCAAATGTAATTGCTAGTATCTTAGCAGCTGAAAGCAAGAATTAG